One segment of Massilia sp. Se16.2.3 DNA contains the following:
- the pstS gene encoding phosphate ABC transporter substrate-binding protein PstS, translated as MRMKQVLVSIAVAAATLAATAAQAVNITGAGATFPYPIYAKWAEMYKAASGNGLNYQSVGSGAGIKQIKAKTVDFGASDMPLPAAELAEAGLFQFPAVMGGVVPVVNLPGVTPGQVRLTGAVLADIFMGRITRWNAQPIAALNPGVKLPADDITVVHRADSSGTTFLFTNYLSQASADWKLKVGAGTAVKWATGVGGKGNEGVAANVQRIKGGIGYVEWAYAKKNRMAHTQLQNRDGAFLQPDDEAFKAAAASADWARVPGFAVVLTNQPGKASWPITGASYILVHKAQLNAATGKEVLKFFDWAYKNGDAAAAELDYVPMPDAVTKLVQDAWRAHVTDAGGKAIW; from the coding sequence ATGCGAATGAAGCAAGTGCTCGTCTCGATTGCCGTGGCTGCCGCCACCCTGGCCGCCACCGCCGCCCAGGCCGTGAACATCACCGGCGCGGGCGCCACCTTCCCCTATCCGATCTATGCCAAGTGGGCGGAAATGTACAAGGCCGCCAGCGGCAACGGCTTGAACTACCAGTCGGTCGGTTCCGGCGCCGGCATCAAGCAGATCAAGGCGAAAACCGTCGACTTCGGCGCCTCCGACATGCCGCTGCCGGCCGCCGAACTGGCCGAAGCCGGCCTGTTCCAGTTTCCGGCCGTGATGGGCGGCGTGGTGCCGGTGGTGAACCTGCCGGGCGTGACGCCGGGCCAGGTGCGCCTGACCGGTGCCGTGCTGGCCGATATCTTCATGGGCAGGATCACCAGGTGGAACGCCCAGCCGATCGCCGCGCTGAACCCGGGCGTCAAACTTCCCGCAGATGACATCACGGTCGTGCACCGCGCCGACAGCTCGGGCACCACCTTCCTGTTCACCAATTACCTGTCGCAGGCCAGCGCGGACTGGAAGCTGAAGGTTGGCGCCGGCACCGCGGTGAAGTGGGCCACCGGCGTGGGCGGCAAGGGCAACGAAGGCGTGGCCGCCAACGTGCAGCGCATCAAGGGCGGCATCGGCTATGTCGAGTGGGCCTATGCCAAGAAAAACCGCATGGCCCACACCCAGCTGCAGAACCGGGACGGCGCCTTCCTCCAGCCCGACGACGAGGCCTTCAAGGCGGCCGCCGCCAGCGCCGACTGGGCCAGGGTGCCGGGCTTCGCGGTAGTGCTGACCAACCAGCCGGGCAAGGCCAGCTGGCCGATCACGGGCGCTTCCTACATCCTGGTGCACAAGGCCCAGCTCAACGCGGCCACGGGCAAGGAAGTGCTGAAGTTCTTCGACTGGGCGTATAAAAACGGCGACGCGGCAGCCGCCGAACTGGACTATGTGCCAATGCCCGACGCCGTCACCAAGCTGGTCCAGGATGCATGGCGCGCCCATGTCACCGATGCCGGCGGCAAGGCCATCTGGTAA
- the lplT gene encoding lysophospholipid transporter LplT: protein MNRGFYTIMAAQFFSSLADNALLFVAIDVLVRMSAPASLTPLLKLSFVLFYVLLAAFVGAFADSLPKGRVMFIANLIKIFGCALMFLTVHPLVAYAVVGFGAAVYSPAKYGILTELLPPEKLVAANGWIEGLTVMSIIFGTVMGGALVSEQGSSLLLGFDFPLIDTGVDSISEAAMAVVAGIYLLATLFNLRIPDTGARYEHQERNPMKLIGDFANCSATLWKDKLGQISLAVTTLFWGAGATLQLIVLKWAERSLHMPLDKATSLIGVVAIGVAIGAALAAHVVPLKKSLTVIPMGIFMGLVVTIMVFVHDVIIAYPLLALIGFLSGFFVVPMNALLQHRGHVLMSAGHSIAVQNFNENLSILTMLALYAIMITLNLNLDVIIVLFGLSIAGVTTLILRLHLRNQKQHDSLALIGEHKH, encoded by the coding sequence ATGAATCGTGGTTTCTACACCATCATGGCGGCGCAGTTTTTCTCGTCGCTGGCAGACAATGCGCTGCTGTTCGTAGCCATTGACGTGCTGGTGAGGATGAGCGCCCCGGCTTCGCTGACGCCGCTCCTGAAGCTGTCATTCGTGCTGTTCTACGTGCTGCTGGCCGCATTCGTCGGCGCCTTTGCCGATTCGCTGCCGAAAGGCCGCGTCATGTTCATCGCCAACCTGATCAAGATCTTCGGTTGCGCCCTGATGTTCCTGACCGTGCACCCGCTGGTGGCCTATGCCGTCGTCGGCTTCGGCGCCGCCGTGTATTCGCCGGCGAAGTACGGCATCCTGACCGAACTGCTGCCGCCGGAAAAACTCGTCGCCGCCAACGGCTGGATCGAAGGCCTGACCGTGATGTCGATCATCTTCGGCACCGTGATGGGCGGCGCGCTGGTGAGCGAACAGGGGTCAAGCCTGCTGCTCGGCTTCGACTTCCCCCTCATCGACACCGGCGTGGACAGCATCAGCGAAGCGGCGATGGCGGTTGTCGCCGGGATCTACCTGCTGGCCACCCTGTTCAACCTGCGCATTCCCGACACCGGCGCCCGCTACGAGCACCAGGAACGCAATCCGATGAAGCTGATTGGCGACTTCGCCAACTGCTCGGCGACGCTGTGGAAGGACAAGCTGGGCCAGATTTCGCTGGCCGTGACGACCCTGTTCTGGGGCGCTGGCGCGACCCTGCAGCTGATCGTGCTGAAATGGGCCGAGCGCTCCCTGCACATGCCGCTCGACAAGGCGACCAGCCTGATCGGCGTGGTCGCGATCGGCGTGGCGATCGGTGCGGCGCTGGCCGCCCACGTCGTGCCCCTGAAAAAGTCGCTGACGGTCATCCCGATGGGCATCTTCATGGGCCTGGTCGTGACGATCATGGTGTTCGTCCATGACGTGATCATCGCCTACCCGCTGCTGGCCCTGATCGGCTTCCTGTCTGGGTTCTTCGTGGTGCCGATGAACGCGCTGCTGCAGCACCGCGGCCACGTCCTGATGAGCGCCGGGCATTCGATCGCGGTACAGAACTTCAACGAAAACCTGTCGATCCTGACCATGCTCGCCCTGTACGCGATCATGATCACGCTGAACCTGAACCTGGACGTGATCATCGTCCTGTTCGGCCTGTCGATCGCCGGCGTCACCACCCTCATCCTGCGCCTGCACCTGCGCAACCAGAAGCAGCACGATTCGCTGGCGCTGATTGGGGAACACAAGCACTGA
- a CDS encoding DUF1853 family protein, producing the protein MCCRARPATVSMRWSARTWPTAWARRCARFFERQLELGAHPAAQALLPRPVVRARALVKGWLFYPAGSWPAMSGVTAGHCRGFWCALEELDTLGADAFLVLPKLQWLAPFRAAQADAILNRAQLHAELEARFESSPSPVLVASVRAEPGCVEEVERGFIVPNDWRARAEARRAQDTTRNIVW; encoded by the coding sequence ATCTGCTGCAGGGCGAGGCCGGCGACCGTTTCGATGCGCTGGTCGGCCCGAACCTGGCCGACAGCCTGGGCGCGAAGATGCGCAAGATTTTTTGAGCGCCAGCTGGAGCTGGGCGCGCATCCGGCGGCGCAGGCGCTGTTGCCGCGGCCGGTGGTACGTGCTCGCGCACTCGTGAAAGGCTGGCTGTTTTATCCGGCCGGCAGCTGGCCGGCGATGAGCGGCGTCACCGCCGGCCACTGCCGCGGCTTCTGGTGCGCGCTCGAGGAGCTCGACACACTCGGCGCCGATGCCTTTCTCGTCCTGCCGAAGCTGCAATGGCTGGCGCCGTTTCGTGCGGCGCAGGCGGATGCGATACTGAACCGCGCCCAGCTGCATGCGGAGCTGGAGGCGCGGTTCGAGAGCTCGCCGTCGCCCGTGCTGGTAGCAAGCGTGCGCGCAGAGCCGGGATGCGTGGAAGAGGTCGAGCGCGGTTTCATCGTGCCGAACGACTGGCGCGCGCGTGCCGAGGCGCGGCGCGCGCAGGATACGACGCGAAATATTGTTTGGTAA
- a CDS encoding thioredoxin family protein, with product MQSLTLDSSNRDQLADALAAGRWVVACLCAAWCGTCGSYRAAFEGLAARHPDKTFVWIDVEDESDVVGDLDVENFPTLLVQRGETVAFFGTMLPDAQVADRLVQAQAELSAQELTRLSQASEERRGWQRDCNLRELLQQAE from the coding sequence ATGCAAAGCCTGACCCTCGACTCCAGCAACCGCGACCAGCTCGCCGACGCCCTTGCCGCCGGCCGCTGGGTCGTCGCCTGCCTCTGCGCCGCCTGGTGCGGCACCTGCGGCTCCTACCGCGCCGCCTTCGAAGGCCTGGCCGCCCGCCATCCGGACAAGACCTTCGTTTGGATCGATGTCGAGGACGAATCCGATGTCGTCGGCGACCTGGATGTCGAGAACTTCCCTACCTTGTTAGTCCAGCGCGGCGAGACAGTCGCTTTCTTTGGCACCATGCTGCCGGACGCGCAGGTGGCTGACCGGCTGGTGCAGGCGCAGGCGGAGCTGTCGGCGCAAGAGCTGACGCGCCTGAGCCAGGCGAGCGAGGAAAGGCGTGGCTGGCAGCGGGATTGTAATTTAAGGGAGTTGTTGCAACAGGCTGAATAA
- the rimI gene encoding ribosomal protein S18-alanine N-acetyltransferase, which yields MASAAGPAAGLALVPMGPGDVDEVHALECSVFPHPWSRANFADSLDAGYDAWLLRDAEGKLAGYFLLMYALDEAHLLDVAVAGERHGTGLGRYLLETLCARAREMGAESVLLEVRPTNERALHVYRRFGFDEIGRRKGYYPAHEGKREDAIVMRCSV from the coding sequence ATGGCGTCTGCAGCCGGTCCGGCCGCCGGCCTCGCCCTCGTGCCGATGGGGCCCGGCGACGTCGACGAAGTCCATGCGCTCGAGTGCAGCGTGTTCCCCCATCCCTGGAGCCGCGCCAACTTCGCCGATTCGCTCGACGCCGGCTACGATGCCTGGCTGCTGCGCGACGCGGAAGGCAAATTGGCCGGGTACTTCCTGCTGATGTATGCGCTCGACGAAGCCCACCTGCTCGACGTGGCGGTGGCGGGCGAGCGCCATGGCACCGGCCTGGGCCGGTATCTGCTCGAGACGCTGTGCGCGCGTGCAAGGGAAATGGGCGCTGAATCCGTGCTGCTCGAAGTGCGTCCCACCAATGAGCGCGCGCTGCATGTGTACCGGCGCTTCGGCTTCGACGAAATCGGCCGCCGCAAGGGGTATTATCCAGCCCATGAGGGCAAGCGCGAGGACGCGATCGTGATGAGGTGCAGTGTATGA
- a CDS encoding serine protease, protein MLVSPQASGQRRYRALHQQPGVPDLRGHQRALPADRAWPYITAGKLFFTVNGTPRFCSASVIQRRIVVTAGHCVHSGTAAGFYRDWLFVPAFRDGNAPLLTWRWRAAIVTATWATSNGYLPNPADYAMIEFGDQALGGAVRALGDVTGWLGWQTLSLNLNHTTKLGYAGNLDGGQKMQQITSADVGATVENNVVSGSDGKDGFDGAPWIQNFQVLQAGGGAGANNGSNRVVGVVSRFYAPGPFKVQAQSSPEPDGRWVDLFNASCARTPDNCR, encoded by the coding sequence ATGCTCGTCTCGCCCCAGGCCTCCGGGCAACGACGGTACCGCGCCCTACACCAGCAGCCGGGTGTTCCCGATCTTCGCGGGCATCAGCGCGCCCTACCCGCCGACCGCGCCTGGCCCTACATCACCGCGGGCAAGCTCTTCTTCACCGTCAATGGCACGCCGCGCTTCTGCTCGGCCTCGGTGATCCAGCGCCGCATCGTCGTCACCGCCGGGCACTGCGTGCACAGCGGCACCGCCGCCGGCTTCTATCGGGACTGGCTGTTCGTGCCCGCCTTCCGCGACGGGAATGCGCCCCTGCTCACCTGGCGCTGGCGCGCCGCGATCGTGACGGCCACCTGGGCCACCAGCAACGGCTACCTGCCGAACCCGGCGGACTACGCGATGATCGAATTCGGCGACCAGGCCCTTGGCGGCGCGGTCCGCGCGCTCGGCGACGTGACCGGCTGGCTCGGCTGGCAGACCCTCAGCCTGAACCTGAACCATACGACCAAGCTCGGCTACGCGGGCAATCTCGACGGCGGCCAGAAAATGCAGCAGATCACGAGTGCCGACGTCGGCGCGACCGTCGAGAACAATGTGGTGTCCGGCTCGGATGGGAAAGACGGCTTCGATGGCGCGCCCTGGATCCAGAACTTCCAGGTCCTGCAGGCGGGCGGTGGCGCCGGCGCCAACAACGGCTCGAACCGGGTGGTGGGCGTGGTATCGCGCTTCTATGCGCCGGGCCCGTTCAAGGTCCAGGCGCAAAGCTCGCCGGAACCCGATGGCCGCTGGGTCGACCTCTTCAATGCTTCCTGCGCCAGGACGCCGGATAACTGCAGGTAG
- the tsaB gene encoding tRNA (adenosine(37)-N6)-threonylcarbamoyltransferase complex dimerization subunit type 1 TsaB codes for MPIILAIETSSELASCALHHGATTFSRESDGVRTHSQSVLPMVQELLREAGLALADVDAVAFGAGPGSFTGVRTACGVARGLAFGADLPVLPLITPEAMAEACRARTGAGEVLAVLDARMNEVYWAQYRYPDDESGWQVAAGPTLSSPEAVAPLPADGPLAACGNGFAVYPQAFEGKAFAAQADATIVPHARELALLGVRALARGEGLPAAQAQPLYLRNKVAYTSAERRVINAAKAAEAAAGKAAA; via the coding sequence ATGCCTATCATCCTTGCCATCGAAACTTCGTCGGAACTCGCCTCCTGCGCGCTGCATCATGGCGCCACCACCTTCTCGCGCGAATCCGACGGCGTACGCACCCATTCGCAATCCGTGCTGCCGATGGTGCAGGAACTGCTGCGCGAAGCGGGCCTGGCGCTCGCGGACGTCGACGCTGTCGCCTTTGGCGCCGGCCCCGGGTCCTTTACCGGCGTGCGTACGGCCTGCGGCGTTGCCCGGGGCCTGGCCTTTGGTGCCGACCTGCCGGTGCTGCCGCTCATCACCCCGGAGGCGATGGCCGAGGCCTGCCGTGCGCGCACCGGCGCGGGCGAGGTGCTGGCGGTGCTGGATGCGCGCATGAACGAGGTCTACTGGGCGCAATACCGCTACCCGGACGACGAAAGCGGCTGGCAGGTCGCGGCCGGTCCGACCCTGTCCAGCCCGGAAGCCGTCGCGCCGCTGCCGGCGGATGGGCCGCTCGCTGCCTGCGGCAACGGTTTCGCCGTTTATCCGCAAGCGTTTGAAGGCAAGGCCTTTGCCGCGCAGGCCGACGCCACGATCGTTCCGCATGCGCGCGAGCTGGCGCTGCTGGGCGTACGCGCCTTGGCCCGGGGCGAGGGCCTGCCCGCGGCCCAGGCCCAGCCGCTCTACCTGCGCAACAAGGTGGCTTATACCAGCGCCGAGCGCCGGGTGATCAATGCCGCGAAGGCGGCCGAGGCCGCGGCCGGCAAGGCCGCAGCATGA
- the pstC gene encoding phosphate ABC transporter permease subunit PstC yields the protein MRKQRIQDFFFHKITLLFAASVLLALVGIIASLVIGAMPAFREFGPAFIYTVEWDPINDKFGALIAIWGTVVTSLIALVVAFPISFGIALFLTEICPAVLRRPLGTAVELLAGIPSIIYGIWGLFVFAPLFADHVQPLLKETVGQLPVIGQLFQGPTMGIGILTAGLVLAIMIIPFIASVMRDVFEIVPAVLKESAYGLGCTRWEVVRKVVLPYTRNGVVGGVMLGLGRALGETMAVTFVIGNAHELSPSLFSAGNSISSTLANEFAEAASNLHVSSLFAIALILFAITFVVLSAAKLMLAGMSRKEGTK from the coding sequence ATGCGCAAGCAGCGCATCCAGGATTTCTTCTTCCACAAGATCACCTTGCTGTTCGCCGCCAGCGTCCTGCTGGCCCTGGTCGGCATCATCGCCTCGCTGGTCATCGGCGCCATGCCCGCCTTCAGGGAATTCGGCCCGGCCTTCATCTACACCGTCGAGTGGGACCCCATCAACGACAAGTTCGGCGCCCTGATCGCGATCTGGGGCACTGTCGTGACCTCGCTGATCGCCCTGGTCGTCGCCTTCCCGATCAGCTTTGGCATCGCGCTCTTCCTCACCGAAATCTGCCCGGCCGTGCTGCGCCGACCGCTGGGCACGGCCGTCGAACTGCTGGCCGGCATCCCCTCGATCATCTACGGCATCTGGGGCCTGTTCGTGTTCGCGCCCCTGTTCGCCGACCACGTCCAGCCGCTGCTGAAGGAGACCGTCGGCCAGCTGCCGGTGATCGGCCAGCTGTTCCAGGGCCCGACCATGGGCATCGGCATCCTCACCGCCGGCCTGGTGCTGGCCATCATGATCATTCCCTTCATCGCCTCGGTGATGCGCGACGTCTTCGAGATCGTCCCGGCCGTGCTGAAGGAATCGGCCTATGGCCTGGGCTGCACCCGCTGGGAAGTGGTGCGCAAGGTAGTGCTGCCCTACACCCGCAACGGCGTCGTCGGCGGCGTGATGCTGGGCCTGGGGCGGGCACTGGGCGAAACCATGGCCGTGACTTTCGTGATCGGCAATGCACACGAACTGAGCCCCTCGCTGTTCTCGGCCGGGAATTCGATCTCCTCGACCCTGGCCAACGAATTCGCCGAGGCGGCCTCGAACCTGCACGTGTCCTCGCTGTTCGCCATCGCCCTGATCCTGTTCGCGATCACCTTTGTCGTGCTGTCGGCGGCCAAACTGATGTTGGCGGGGATGTCCCGCAAGGAAGGTACGAAATGA
- a CDS encoding uracil-DNA glycosylase produces the protein MKVSERDELFLAEMGIGPLWRLRRQPEPDAVDEPPAQEAAPATAPAPAWEPGVIPPPPRDPAWGEVPMTSAPAPAPWVPPAPPVVEEEPGDSDEAIAAMDWVELHAAIKRCKRCGSCEGREPVYGAGAQTARWFVAAGASTAADEKAGQPLAGDAGKLLDNMLGAVGLTRERDVYVTNLVKCRPASANGGDRAPTADEARACRPFLERELALTGAGTVLTPGQIAANGLLGKPLQEPLAGSRGSNHAFGGADLVATLHPGELLRRGADKALAWADLCRARAAHARRGR, from the coding sequence ATGAAGGTAAGCGAACGCGACGAGCTGTTCCTGGCCGAGATGGGTATCGGACCCCTGTGGCGCCTGCGCCGGCAGCCGGAGCCCGATGCGGTGGACGAGCCGCCCGCGCAGGAGGCGGCGCCCGCCACGGCGCCCGCGCCGGCCTGGGAGCCCGGTGTCATCCCGCCGCCGCCACGCGATCCGGCCTGGGGAGAGGTTCCCATGACCTCCGCACCCGCACCGGCACCGTGGGTACCGCCCGCGCCGCCCGTCGTGGAGGAAGAACCGGGCGACAGCGATGAGGCCATCGCCGCCATGGACTGGGTTGAGCTCCACGCGGCGATCAAGCGCTGCAAGCGCTGCGGCTCCTGCGAAGGCCGCGAGCCCGTGTATGGCGCCGGTGCGCAAACGGCGCGCTGGTTCGTCGCCGCCGGCGCCTCCACCGCCGCCGACGAAAAGGCGGGCCAGCCGCTGGCGGGCGACGCCGGCAAACTCCTCGACAATATGCTGGGCGCCGTTGGCCTCACGCGCGAGCGCGACGTGTATGTCACCAACCTGGTCAAATGCCGTCCGGCCAGTGCCAACGGCGGCGACCGCGCGCCCACGGCGGACGAAGCGCGCGCCTGCCGGCCTTTCCTTGAGCGCGAACTTGCCTTGACGGGCGCGGGCACGGTGCTGACCCCGGGCCAGATCGCCGCGAATGGCCTGCTCGGCAAGCCCCTGCAGGAACCGCTGGCGGGCAGCCGCGGCAGCAATCACGCCTTCGGCGGGGCCGACCTCGTGGCCACACTGCACCCGGGCGAACTGCTGCGCCGCGGCGCCGACAAGGCCCTGGCCTGGGCGGACCTGTGCCGGGCGCGAGCTGCCCATGCGCGACGCGGCCGCTAG
- the alr gene encoding alanine racemase yields the protein MPRPLSATIHLDSMQHNLARARACAPDAKAWAVVKANAYGHGLERGMKGFVLADGLALIETENALRLRELGWIKPILLLEGIFDASDVSLLAEHNINSTVHCIEQIKMLEYTQLYRPIDVHLKMNTGMNRLGFRPEDYAAAYKRLRAIPGIRHITLMTHFANADELEHPRLAIAEQVRRFQQGAQGLDGERSLSNSGGVLHQAELQAELHNDWVRPGVMLYGGTPGGGRTAHDYGLRPTMTLSSEIIAIQNLVAGDTVGYGSRFEASKPMQVGVVACGYADGYPRHAPHGTPVIVDGVRTSVVGRVSMDMMTVDLTPVRNARVGSKVTLWGDGLPIDEVASAAGTIGYELMCALAPRVRVLEGRLGTNG from the coding sequence ATGCCACGCCCGCTCAGCGCCACCATCCATCTCGATTCGATGCAGCATAACCTCGCCCGCGCCCGCGCCTGCGCGCCCGACGCCAAGGCCTGGGCCGTCGTCAAGGCCAACGCCTACGGCCACGGCCTGGAACGGGGCATGAAGGGCTTCGTGCTGGCCGACGGCCTGGCCCTGATCGAGACCGAAAACGCGCTGCGCCTGCGCGAACTCGGCTGGATCAAGCCGATCCTGCTGCTCGAGGGGATCTTCGACGCCAGCGACGTCTCGCTGCTGGCCGAGCACAATATCAACAGCACCGTGCATTGCATCGAGCAGATCAAGATGCTGGAATATACCCAGCTCTACCGCCCGATCGACGTCCACCTGAAGATGAACACCGGCATGAACCGGCTCGGCTTCAGGCCCGAGGACTATGCCGCCGCCTACAAGCGCCTGCGCGCCATCCCGGGCATCCGCCACATCACCCTGATGACCCATTTTGCCAATGCCGACGAACTGGAACACCCGCGCCTGGCCATTGCCGAACAGGTGCGCCGCTTCCAGCAGGGCGCGCAGGGGCTGGACGGCGAGCGCAGCCTGTCGAATTCCGGCGGCGTGCTGCACCAGGCCGAGCTGCAGGCGGAACTGCACAACGACTGGGTGCGCCCCGGCGTCATGCTGTATGGCGGCACCCCGGGCGGCGGACGCACCGCGCATGATTACGGCCTGCGCCCGACCATGACGCTGTCCTCGGAAATCATCGCGATCCAGAACCTGGTTGCCGGCGACACCGTCGGCTATGGCAGCCGCTTCGAGGCAAGCAAGCCGATGCAGGTGGGCGTGGTGGCCTGCGGCTATGCCGACGGCTACCCGCGCCATGCGCCGCACGGCACGCCCGTCATCGTCGACGGCGTGCGCACCTCGGTGGTCGGGCGCGTGTCGATGGACATGATGACGGTGGACCTGACGCCCGTGCGCAACGCGCGCGTGGGCAGCAAGGTGACCCTCTGGGGCGATGGCCTGCCGATCGACGAGGTGGCAAGTGCCGCCGGCACCATCGGCTATGAATTGATGTGCGCGCTCGCGCCGCGGGTGCGCGTCCTGGAAGGAAGGTTGGGAACGAATGGCTAA
- a CDS encoding WGxxGxxG family protein: MKKVQAIAGRTILAVSLTAACALPLHAQNTAADTATTGSTTTTQTVPVQEEDHDYGWLGLLGLAGLLGLRRKHDDHHRTTNTTAR, translated from the coding sequence ATGAAAAAAGTACAAGCTATTGCAGGTCGAACCATTCTCGCCGTTTCGCTGACCGCTGCCTGCGCACTGCCGCTGCATGCTCAAAATACGGCCGCCGACACTGCCACCACGGGCTCCACCACCACGACCCAGACGGTCCCGGTGCAGGAAGAAGACCATGACTACGGCTGGCTCGGCCTGCTGGGCCTGGCGGGTCTCCTCGGCCTGCGCCGCAAGCACGACGATCATCACCGCACCACCAATACCACCGCGCGTTAA
- a CDS encoding PilZ domain-containing protein has translation MKTRAMVAAEGAAPVMGRTSDLNEGGVSISLPGPMAAGQTAQVRFDLLVEGQLVPINTRARVQYCILSGGDFKIGFQFVNLDMGATTALSRFLR, from the coding sequence ATGAAGACCCGTGCCATGGTGGCGGCCGAGGGAGCGGCGCCCGTCATGGGGCGCACCAGCGACCTCAATGAGGGTGGGGTGAGCATCAGCCTGCCGGGGCCGATGGCGGCCGGCCAGACGGCGCAGGTACGCTTCGACCTGCTGGTCGAGGGTCAGCTCGTGCCGATCAATACCCGCGCGCGGGTGCAGTACTGCATCCTCAGCGGCGGCGATTTCAAGATCGGCTTCCAGTTCGTCAACCTGGACATGGGCGCGACGACGGCGCTGTCGCGCTTCCTGCGTTAG
- the pstA gene encoding phosphate ABC transporter permease PstA has product MKAAMNPVYRRRLLAHRVGMALSVAAMLVGLAFLAWILWTLVANGFGSLSTALFTADTPAPGGEGGGLRNAIVGSLMMVGLSTLVSTPIGILAGIYLAEYGATNRFGQVTRFVTDVMLSAPSIVIGMFVWAVYVANAKHFSGYAGSLALALIAIPVVVRTTDNMLRLVPTNLLEAAFALGAPRWKVAMTVRLRAVKAGVITGVLLALARISGETAPLLFTALNNQFYSTDMNAPLANLPIVIAQFAMSPYDDWRALAWGAALLVTFAVLLLNILSRTVFTQKTPR; this is encoded by the coding sequence ATGAAGGCGGCCATGAACCCCGTCTACCGCAGGCGCCTGCTGGCGCACCGGGTCGGCATGGCCCTTTCCGTGGCGGCCATGCTCGTGGGCCTGGCCTTCCTGGCCTGGATCCTCTGGACCCTGGTTGCCAACGGCTTCGGCTCGCTCTCGACCGCGCTCTTCACCGCCGACACCCCGGCGCCGGGCGGCGAGGGCGGTGGCCTGCGCAATGCCATCGTCGGCAGCCTGATGATGGTGGGCCTGTCGACCCTGGTCAGCACGCCGATCGGCATCCTGGCCGGCATCTACCTGGCCGAGTACGGCGCCACCAACCGCTTCGGCCAGGTCACGCGCTTCGTCACCGACGTGATGCTCTCGGCCCCGTCGATCGTGATCGGCATGTTCGTCTGGGCCGTCTACGTGGCCAACGCCAAGCACTTCTCGGGCTACGCGGGTTCGCTGGCGCTGGCGCTGATCGCCATTCCGGTCGTCGTGCGTACCACCGACAACATGCTGCGCCTGGTACCGACCAATTTGCTGGAAGCGGCATTCGCCCTGGGCGCGCCGCGCTGGAAGGTGGCGATGACGGTGCGCCTGCGCGCCGTGAAAGCTGGCGTCATCACCGGCGTCCTGCTGGCCCTGGCGCGCATCTCTGGCGAAACCGCGCCGCTCTTGTTCACGGCCCTGAACAACCAGTTCTACAGCACCGACATGAACGCGCCACTGGCCAACCTGCCGATCGTGATCGCGCAGTTCGCCATGAGCCCCTACGACGACTGGCGCGCGCTGGCCTGGGGCGCGGCACTCCTGGTGACCTTCGCCGTGCTGCTGCTGAACATCCTGTCGCGGACCGTCTTCACCCAGAAGACGCCGCGTTGA